A single candidate division WOR-3 bacterium DNA region contains:
- the tilS gene encoding tRNA lysidine(34) synthetase TilS codes for MSAGKLSVPGRFFTTVKEYGLLPEGSGVLAAVSGGADSVCLLDLLRLAQPRLKLSMAAFHLNHGLRATATRDEGFVSKLCRDWGVDLEVERTDVAGYAKRHKLGIEEAGRELRYRHMIRVARKRKCDFVALGHTANDNLETILLNLARGAGPRGLAGIPVTRKAGFCHKGTKAQRDSDVTFVRPLIDIERGALEQHLRARGIGWVEDESNEDVKYRRNLLRREVVPVLVRLNPNVVANARRAAQLLAEEGELLDGLAKEAVGEAAETDESGVRIDILKFKDYNDVLKRRVLKLVLPELDSQAVEGVLEFCNRDTGGRLALTCGVRAHRRRGMIEFERS; via the coding sequence ATGAGCGCCGGAAAGCTCTCGGTTCCGGGTCGTTTCTTCACGACGGTGAAGGAGTACGGCCTCCTGCCCGAAGGCTCGGGCGTCCTCGCCGCGGTCTCGGGCGGCGCCGATTCGGTCTGCCTGCTTGATCTGCTGCGGCTGGCACAGCCCCGGCTCAAGCTCAGCATGGCGGCGTTCCACCTCAACCACGGCCTGCGTGCGACGGCGACGCGAGACGAGGGGTTTGTCAGCAAGCTCTGCCGTGATTGGGGAGTCGACCTCGAGGTCGAGCGAACTGACGTGGCCGGATACGCCAAGCGGCACAAGCTGGGCATCGAGGAGGCGGGGCGCGAGCTGCGCTACCGACACATGATCCGCGTGGCGCGGAAGCGGAAGTGCGACTTTGTCGCGCTGGGCCACACTGCCAACGACAACCTCGAGACGATACTCCTGAACCTGGCGCGTGGGGCTGGGCCGCGCGGGTTGGCCGGCATTCCGGTGACCAGGAAAGCGGGTTTCTGCCACAAAGGCACGAAGGCACAAAGGGACTCCGACGTCACCTTCGTGCGGCCGTTGATTGACATTGAACGCGGGGCGCTGGAGCAGCATCTGCGGGCGCGGGGCATCGGGTGGGTCGAGGACGAGTCGAATGAAGACGTGAAGTACCGTCGAAACCTCCTCAGGCGTGAGGTCGTGCCGGTACTCGTCCGGCTTAATCCAAACGTTGTGGCCAATGCCCGGAGGGCGGCACAATTGCTGGCTGAGGAGGGTGAGCTCCTCGATGGGCTGGCAAAGGAGGCAGTCGGCGAGGCAGCAGAGACGGACGAGAGCGGCGTTCGGATTGACATACTTAAGTTCAAGGATTATAATGACGTTCTGAAACGGCGGGTTCTGAAACTCGTCCTCCCCGAGCTGGATTCGCAGGCCGTGGAGGGAGTACTTGAGTTCTGCAATCGCGACACTGGCGGGAGGCTGGCTTTGACCTGCGGCGTGCGGGCGCACAGGCGCCGGGGGATGATTGAATTTGAGCGCAGCTAA